In one window of Chryseobacterium phocaeense DNA:
- a CDS encoding catalase — translation MKNKKQNKKLDQLDTHSISNENEKLTTNQGLKINNNQDSLKTGDRGPTLLEDFILREKITHFDHERIPERVVHARGSGAHGVFKLSTSLAEYTKAKFLTEPGKETPVFVRFSTVAGSRGSTDLARDVRGFAVKFYTEEGNYDLVANNMPVFFIQDAIKFPDLIHAVKPEPDHEMPQAASAHDTFWDFISLMPESMHMIMWLMSDRAIPRSLRMMEGFGVHSFKFINEEGRVHFVKFHFKPKLGVHSVAWDEAQKISGVDPDFHRRDLWEAIENGAFPEWDFGVQLIPEEDEHKFDFDLLDPTKIVPEEEVPVQIIGTLTLNRNPDNFFAETEQIAFHPGHIIPGIDFTNDPLLQGRLFSYTDTQLSRLGSPNFHEIPINRSVNSVHNNQRDGHMRQQIVKGKTSYEPNSLGGGCPFQAMMSEGGFASHQERVSGEKIRKRSQSFVDHYSQAKLFYNSQSLPEQIHLQNALIFELSKVTVPEIRERLVGQLVFVDKDLAAKVATKIGVQVKKLKHPNQSLPADSNIEELQSEEREPNTKTSAALSMKNTVKDNIKSRKIGFIIANGADGKAISGLATKLETEGATVELIAPSLAAVKTGDGSSLIPKHSLTSTASVCFDALYICAGEKSAKVLMSEENKHRVLNFVNETYKHCKALYFGEGTETVYNSSNVSMKKHEDPAVINWENIKPENAFIKVVAGHRVWELEQERNT, via the coding sequence ATGAAAAATAAGAAACAAAATAAAAAGTTAGACCAGCTGGACACCCACAGTATTTCCAATGAAAATGAAAAGCTGACAACCAATCAGGGGCTGAAGATCAATAATAACCAGGACTCCCTCAAAACAGGAGACCGGGGACCTACACTATTGGAAGACTTCATTCTACGGGAGAAAATCACTCATTTCGACCATGAAAGAATTCCGGAAAGGGTAGTTCATGCAAGAGGTTCAGGTGCCCATGGTGTTTTTAAACTCTCTACAAGCCTTGCTGAATACACCAAAGCAAAATTTTTAACGGAACCGGGAAAAGAAACTCCTGTTTTTGTGCGATTTTCTACAGTAGCCGGAAGCCGGGGAAGCACAGACCTTGCCAGGGATGTCAGGGGATTTGCCGTTAAATTCTATACAGAAGAAGGAAATTATGACCTTGTGGCGAATAATATGCCTGTATTCTTTATTCAGGATGCCATCAAATTTCCTGATCTTATTCATGCCGTAAAACCCGAACCGGATCATGAAATGCCCCAGGCTGCATCAGCTCATGACACATTCTGGGATTTTATTTCACTGATGCCTGAAAGCATGCACATGATCATGTGGCTGATGAGTGACCGGGCTATTCCAAGAAGCCTCAGGATGATGGAAGGTTTCGGCGTGCATTCCTTTAAATTCATCAATGAGGAAGGAAGGGTACACTTTGTTAAATTCCATTTTAAACCAAAACTCGGTGTACATTCCGTTGCCTGGGACGAAGCTCAGAAAATTTCAGGGGTAGATCCTGATTTCCACAGAAGAGATCTTTGGGAAGCCATTGAAAATGGGGCTTTTCCTGAATGGGATTTCGGTGTGCAGTTGATCCCTGAAGAAGATGAACATAAGTTTGATTTTGACCTTCTGGACCCTACAAAAATTGTCCCTGAAGAGGAAGTTCCCGTACAGATCATAGGAACATTAACTTTAAATAGAAATCCGGATAATTTCTTTGCAGAAACCGAGCAGATTGCTTTTCACCCCGGACATATTATTCCGGGCATTGATTTCACCAACGATCCGCTCTTGCAGGGAAGATTATTTTCATATACCGATACCCAGCTTTCAAGACTGGGATCTCCCAACTTCCATGAAATCCCGATCAACAGATCGGTCAATTCCGTTCATAACAACCAGCGTGACGGTCATATGAGACAGCAGATCGTAAAAGGAAAAACAAGCTATGAACCGAACTCTCTGGGCGGAGGATGTCCTTTCCAGGCGATGATGTCAGAAGGTGGATTTGCTTCCCATCAGGAAAGGGTTTCCGGCGAGAAGATCAGAAAGAGAAGTCAGAGCTTTGTAGATCATTATTCACAGGCTAAGCTGTTTTATAACAGTCAGTCACTTCCTGAGCAGATCCACCTTCAGAATGCTTTAATATTTGAACTTTCGAAAGTTACTGTCCCGGAAATAAGGGAAAGACTGGTTGGGCAGCTCGTCTTCGTAGATAAAGATCTGGCCGCAAAAGTAGCCACAAAAATAGGTGTTCAGGTTAAAAAGCTTAAGCATCCCAATCAGAGCCTGCCTGCGGACAGCAATATCGAAGAACTTCAAAGTGAGGAAAGAGAGCCCAATACAAAAACTTCCGCGGCACTGAGTATGAAAAATACGGTTAAAGATAACATTAAAAGCCGGAAAATAGGGTTTATCATAGCCAATGGGGCCGATGGAAAAGCGATTAGCGGTTTAGCAACAAAACTTGAAACGGAGGGCGCAACAGTAGAACTCATTGCACCAAGCCTGGCTGCTGTAAAGACAGGTGACGGATCTTCCCTTATCCCCAAACACTCACTTACCAGTACCGCCAGTGTGTGTTTTGATGCTTTATACATCTGCGCAGGTGAAAAATCTGCCAAAGTGCTGATGTCTGAAGAAAATAAACACCGTGTTCTGAACTTTGTCAATGAAACTTATAAACACTGTAAAGCCCTATATTTTGGAGAAGGCACTGAAACAGTCTACAACAGCAGCAATGTCAGTATGAAAAAACATGAGGACCCGGCTGTCATCAACTGGGAAAATATCAAGCCTGAAAATGCATTTATAAAAGTTGTTGCCGGCCATAGGGTTTGGGAACTGGAACAGGAACGTAACACCTGA
- a CDS encoding CinA family protein, with product MDFQKNLLEYISQSLMTAGETISIAESVTSGCLQLAFSQMPNASLFYHGGITAYTLPQKIKLLNVDRQEAEECDCVSENIAETMALNVAKVFDTDWSIATTGYCTPIRNSSYKIFAFFSFSYKGEIILTKKLELHPKTQALNAQLYYTEFILGCFKSEMNQLLILK from the coding sequence ATGGACTTTCAAAAGAACCTTCTCGAATATATAAGTCAGTCGCTGATGACTGCAGGTGAAACCATCTCTATAGCTGAAAGTGTAACCTCAGGATGCCTGCAACTGGCTTTTTCACAGATGCCGAATGCCTCCCTGTTTTATCACGGAGGTATCACCGCCTATACCTTACCCCAAAAAATAAAATTATTGAATGTAGACCGGCAGGAAGCTGAAGAATGCGACTGTGTATCCGAAAATATAGCAGAAACAATGGCCCTGAACGTAGCCAAAGTCTTTGATACGGATTGGTCTATTGCAACTACAGGCTACTGCACGCCGATCAGAAATTCGTCCTATAAAATCTTTGCCTTTTTTTCATTTTCTTATAAAGGTGAAATTATCCTGACCAAAAAACTTGAACTTCATCCCAAAACACAGGCCTTAAATGCGCAGTTGTACTATACGGAATTTATTCTGGGATGCTTTAAAAGTGAAATGAATCAGCTTTTGATCTTAAAGTAA
- a CDS encoding SDR family oxidoreductase translates to MEILSGKSLLITGADSGIGKATALLFAREGADIAIIFHSDVEDAQKTKNEIENLGRKCIIFKGDINDYGFCEETVEKVTEEFGGIDILINNAGVQFPAEKIEDLEEENIRKTFDSNIIGMILLTKVVFPYLKEGSSVINTTSATAYQGHPELLDYSATKGAIVSFTRSLALQAKPKGIRINAVAPGPVATPLTEATFGEEKEDPNKPPFERNATPEEIASTFLFLAGNGAAQITGQVLHPNGGLIVNG, encoded by the coding sequence ATGGAGATATTATCAGGCAAATCACTTCTTATAACCGGAGCGGATAGCGGGATAGGTAAAGCAACAGCATTGCTTTTTGCAAGGGAAGGTGCTGATATAGCTATTATCTTTCATTCTGATGTTGAGGATGCTCAGAAAACCAAAAATGAAATTGAAAACCTGGGAAGAAAATGTATTATTTTCAAAGGGGATATCAATGATTACGGTTTTTGTGAGGAGACTGTGGAAAAAGTTACGGAAGAATTCGGCGGAATAGACATTCTTATCAATAATGCAGGAGTACAGTTTCCGGCGGAAAAAATTGAAGACCTGGAAGAGGAGAATATCCGCAAAACCTTTGATTCCAATATTATCGGCATGATCCTGCTGACAAAGGTTGTATTTCCTTATCTCAAAGAAGGAAGCAGCGTAATCAACACTACTTCGGCCACTGCTTACCAGGGGCATCCTGAGCTGCTGGACTATTCTGCAACCAAAGGTGCTATTGTATCATTCACAAGATCACTCGCCCTTCAGGCTAAACCCAAAGGAATACGGATCAATGCCGTTGCGCCGGGTCCTGTTGCGACTCCGCTTACCGAAGCAACATTTGGGGAAGAAAAAGAAGATCCGAATAAACCGCCTTTTGAAAGGAATGCAACCCCTGAAGAAATAGCGTCAACTTTTCTCTTTCTGGCCGGAAACGGGGCAGCACAGATTACCGGACAGGTCCTTCACCCGAACGGAGGCCTGATTGTTAATGGATAA
- a CDS encoding Crp/Fnr family transcriptional regulator, whose translation MKTISCMNIDEDLLYSSGGESKHYKKGELIYREGDHALYYFQVRTGKVKLNNYDSEGKEFIQNIFGGKQSFGDSLLFLDKFYPTNAVCLIPSEIIRVSKDKFLKLIKTYPDLSLEMNACLSQRLYFKSIMLQNMASLNPVARITGLLDYLKSYYDDSCGNCFEVELTRQQMANLVGLRVETVIRVLKKMEKAGSVTFKNRRIVY comes from the coding sequence ATGAAAACAATAAGCTGCATGAATATTGACGAAGATCTGCTTTATTCGTCGGGAGGAGAAAGCAAGCACTATAAGAAGGGTGAACTGATATACAGAGAAGGAGATCATGCACTTTATTATTTTCAAGTCAGGACAGGGAAAGTAAAACTTAATAATTATGATAGTGAAGGAAAAGAGTTTATACAGAACATTTTTGGAGGAAAACAAAGCTTTGGTGACTCTTTGCTTTTTTTGGATAAATTTTATCCTACCAATGCAGTCTGCCTTATCCCATCGGAAATCATAAGGGTATCAAAAGATAAATTTTTAAAATTGATAAAGACCTATCCGGATCTTTCTCTCGAAATGAATGCCTGCCTTTCTCAAAGACTTTATTTTAAATCTATAATGTTGCAGAATATGGCCTCTCTGAATCCCGTGGCAAGGATCACCGGACTCCTGGATTACCTTAAAAGCTACTATGATGACAGCTGCGGAAACTGTTTTGAGGTAGAGCTCACAAGACAACAGATGGCCAACCTGGTAGGACTCCGGGTAGAAACGGTAATCAGGGTTTTGAAAAAGATGGAAAAAGCTGGAAGTGTTACTTTTAAAAACAGAAGAATTGTGTATTAG
- a CDS encoding FAD-dependent oxidoreductase yields the protein MYRDGARKSIWQEEIRKFPSGKDPQALFDVAVVGGGITGVSTALKLQLSGKKCIILEANNIAFGATGGTTAHLNDFFDTTFNEAIRDFGSDDARLYAGAGQEAISIIENNIRELGIHCDFTRKSAYLFALDEEQEKTLKDIVEGASKVGHEMTYVNEIPFPVPFKEAVHIPNQGYFHPVKYVNGLCEAFLEAGGVILEDCLCESHREQDQQVILKTSKGEIQAGWAVYATHIPPGINLLHFTNAPYRSYAVAFTLKNNHYPWELGYDLCEPYHYYRIQEINGENLLIAGGEDHKTGHAEDTGECFSRLENYVRKYFNVETAVYSWSSQYYEPADGLPYIGKLPGSRGRIFTATGFRGNGMIFGTLSSQIISDLIINGSSRYEKLFSPSRIKPIAGFKELVKEGADVVFDLVKDKLFMEKIDSMTEIKEGEAKTVKYEGEAYAVYKETGGRMHVVKSTCPHALCEVRWNSAELSWDCPCHGSRFGVNGKILTGPTVKKLQHVIQTWDPNPNS from the coding sequence ATGTACAGAGACGGAGCAAGAAAAAGTATATGGCAGGAAGAAATAAGGAAATTCCCATCCGGTAAAGATCCACAGGCCTTATTTGATGTAGCCGTTGTTGGTGGTGGCATTACGGGTGTTTCTACCGCGTTGAAACTGCAGCTGTCCGGTAAAAAATGTATTATTCTGGAAGCCAATAATATTGCTTTTGGAGCGACGGGTGGAACTACGGCCCATCTTAATGATTTTTTCGATACTACATTCAACGAAGCCATCCGGGATTTCGGATCTGATGATGCGAGACTGTATGCCGGAGCAGGGCAAGAAGCCATCAGCATTATTGAAAATAATATCAGGGAGCTCGGAATTCACTGCGATTTCACCAGAAAATCGGCCTATCTGTTTGCACTTGATGAAGAGCAGGAAAAGACCCTGAAAGATATTGTAGAGGGTGCCTCAAAGGTTGGTCATGAAATGACGTACGTTAATGAAATTCCTTTTCCGGTTCCCTTTAAAGAAGCTGTGCATATTCCCAATCAGGGATATTTTCATCCGGTAAAATATGTGAATGGCCTCTGTGAAGCATTTCTGGAAGCAGGTGGAGTAATCCTTGAAGACTGCCTGTGTGAAAGCCATCGGGAACAGGACCAGCAGGTTATTTTAAAAACATCAAAAGGCGAGATCCAGGCAGGATGGGCAGTCTATGCCACCCATATCCCGCCCGGCATTAATTTGCTGCATTTTACCAATGCTCCCTACCGCAGTTATGCTGTAGCTTTCACTTTAAAGAACAATCATTATCCCTGGGAGCTGGGCTATGATCTTTGTGAACCTTACCATTACTACAGGATTCAGGAAATCAACGGAGAAAATCTGCTGATTGCAGGAGGTGAAGATCATAAGACAGGACATGCAGAAGATACCGGTGAATGTTTTTCGAGGCTTGAAAACTACGTGAGAAAGTACTTCAATGTAGAAACTGCCGTTTACAGCTGGTCCAGCCAGTATTACGAACCTGCAGACGGACTTCCCTACATCGGAAAACTGCCCGGAAGCCGCGGAAGGATCTTTACCGCCACAGGATTCAGGGGGAACGGGATGATATTCGGGACCTTATCTTCACAGATTATCAGTGATCTGATTATCAACGGCAGCAGCAGGTACGAAAAACTGTTCAGCCCTTCCAGGATAAAGCCCATCGCAGGATTTAAAGAATTGGTCAAAGAGGGAGCAGATGTAGTCTTTGATCTGGTAAAGGATAAACTTTTCATGGAAAAAATAGATTCCATGACAGAAATTAAAGAAGGAGAAGCCAAAACAGTGAAGTATGAAGGCGAAGCCTATGCTGTGTATAAAGAAACCGGTGGCAGAATGCACGTTGTAAAAAGCACATGTCCTCATGCATTGTGTGAAGTCCGCTGGAACAGTGCAGAACTCAGCTGG
- a CDS encoding DMT family transporter, which translates to MMTEQLSKNENLSGWINGFIGVVLFSGGLPATKLAVMEMSPTFVTIVRAAVAGLLALLVLWIGKEKRPVKSQLVPLLLVSVGCVIGFPLLSALALQYLTSAHSIVFLGMLPLATAVFGVFRGGERPHPAFWLFSVTGSVLVIGYAVAQGISASPVGDILMLLAVILCGMGYAEGAKLSKTLGGWQVISWALVLALPVMIPLFFIYLPDDIGDVSARGWFGMGYISLFSMFIGFIFWYKGLAQGGIATVGQLQLLQPFFGLGLAAYFLHEQVSLGMIGITIGVILCVVGTKRFAK; encoded by the coding sequence ATGATGACTGAACAATTATCAAAAAACGAAAATCTAAGTGGATGGATTAATGGTTTTATAGGAGTAGTGCTCTTCAGCGGAGGACTGCCCGCCACTAAGCTAGCTGTGATGGAAATGAGCCCTACTTTTGTAACGATAGTTCGTGCTGCGGTGGCAGGTTTGCTGGCTTTGCTGGTCTTATGGATCGGTAAGGAAAAGCGTCCTGTTAAAAGTCAGCTGGTCCCTTTGCTTTTGGTTTCTGTAGGATGCGTTATAGGTTTTCCGCTTCTTTCAGCATTAGCGCTGCAATATCTCACCTCTGCCCATTCTATTGTGTTTTTGGGAATGCTTCCTTTGGCTACAGCGGTATTCGGTGTTTTCCGGGGAGGAGAGCGGCCTCATCCTGCATTTTGGCTGTTTTCTGTGACGGGCAGTGTTCTGGTGATAGGCTATGCTGTTGCTCAGGGAATTTCGGCATCGCCGGTTGGTGATATCCTTATGCTGCTCGCAGTTATCCTCTGCGGAATGGGCTATGCAGAAGGTGCAAAACTTTCTAAAACCCTGGGAGGGTGGCAGGTGATTTCCTGGGCGCTGGTATTGGCTTTGCCAGTTATGATTCCTCTGTTTTTCATTTATCTTCCGGATGATATCGGAGATGTAAGTGCCCGGGGATGGTTTGGAATGGGCTATATTTCACTGTTCAGTATGTTTATTGGTTTTATATTCTGGTACAAAGGTCTTGCTCAGGGCGGAATAGCCACTGTAGGACAGCTGCAGCTTTTACAGCCTTTCTTTGGTCTTGGGCTGGCCGCCTACTTCCTTCACGAACAGGTAAGTCTGGGAATGATAGGCATTACGATTGGGGTGATTCTCTGTGTGGTGGGAACCAAGAGATTTGCGAAATAA
- a CDS encoding Crp/Fnr family transcriptional regulator, which translates to MVIDENILQSAGAELRQYKPMDYLFCEGDSPNYYYQIVSGEVKLNNYNEEGKEFIHTILSNGQSCGESVLFIDKLYPVNAETLTECTVLRLQRSAFMNLLDSSPRLCLEVSSFLSQLLYDKIVKMQNISSQNPAIRLKGLMDYLKSSQEDESPFSFTIPLTRQQMADHTGLCVETAIRTIKHMEKDNIVQIIDRKILY; encoded by the coding sequence ATGGTTATCGATGAAAACATTTTGCAATCAGCAGGGGCAGAGCTCAGGCAGTACAAACCCATGGATTATCTTTTCTGTGAGGGAGACAGCCCGAATTATTATTACCAGATTGTGTCTGGTGAAGTAAAGTTGAACAATTACAATGAGGAAGGAAAGGAATTCATACATACAATCCTTTCTAATGGACAAAGCTGCGGAGAATCCGTACTTTTTATTGACAAACTTTATCCTGTAAATGCCGAAACGCTTACGGAATGTACTGTATTGAGATTGCAAAGATCTGCTTTTATGAATTTGCTTGACAGCTCTCCAAGGTTATGTCTCGAGGTGAGCAGTTTTTTATCTCAGTTGCTTTATGATAAGATTGTGAAAATGCAGAATATTTCTTCTCAAAATCCGGCCATCCGCCTGAAAGGTTTAATGGATTATCTTAAAAGTTCCCAGGAAGATGAAAGTCCTTTTTCCTTTACGATACCTTTGACCAGGCAACAGATGGCGGACCATACAGGGCTTTGTGTAGAAACCGCTATAAGGACCATTAAGCATATGGAAAAGGATAATATTGTCCAGATTATAGATCGTAAAATTTTGTATTAA